TTACTTTTTGCTGTTACCAATGCCGCTTCTGCTTGTTGAAGAGCCATTTTCTGATCTCTGTTATCCAGAATCACCAAAGTATCTCCTTTTTTCACGAACTGGTTATCTTTTACTTTAACCTCAGTTACATACCCGGAAATTTTAGAAATTACCGGAGACAGGTTAGAAGCAATCTGCGCATCGTCTGTTTCTTCGTGCCCCTGCCCGTAAGTGTAAGCATTATATCCGTAGATTCCTCCACCGATCAAAACAACCGCCAAAATAATTGGGAACACTAAACTTTTTTTCTTTTTAGGTTCAGTCGCTTGTGTATTATTATTTTCCATTGTTGGTATTGTTCTTAATTTATTTAATTGTTAAAGTTCCTGTAGTTTGTAATAGTTTTCTGTACGCTAATGCCGCATCTGCTTTAGCATTTATTACGCCAACGTTTGCCGCAATCTGTGCTGCATCTGCATCCAGCAATTCCGTCATAGTTGCCAAACCGTTGTCGTATTTATTTTTTGTGATTCTGTAATTTTCATTCGCTTGCTCTGCAGATTTTTCAAAAACAGTGATTCTCTTTTTAGAATAATCGGTGTTTTGATATTCTCTGTTTACATCAAGCTTAATATTATCATTCAACAGTTCATTAGATGCAGAAAGTTGTTTTTCTCTCGCCTGAGACTGCTTGTATGAAGAATTTTCTTTCCAGATATTAGATAAGTTGTAAGAAACTCCAATCCCAACGTTTACGGCATTGTAAATCGTTAAGAATTTCGGAATATCTGCCGCTACATAACCTCCGGTAAATGCGATTGAAGGAAGATTTTCAGCTTTTGCTGCTTTCGTTCCCAATGCTGCTGCTTCTCTTTGTTTTCCTAAAGCCTGAAGATCTTTACGATTATCTTTCGCTTCATTTACATAGAAATCAACCGGTTTTACGTCTGAGCCTTCATCAATATAATTTTGGTCAACCTCAATTTCTGTCGTTTCAGGAATTCCCAATAGCAAATCCATGTTGATGTTAGCAATATTGTAGTTGTTTTTAGCTTCCAATA
The sequence above is a segment of the Chryseobacterium sp. MYb264 genome. Coding sequences within it:
- a CDS encoding TolC family protein; the protein is MKKINNSVLALALFVGIANTNAQEKKTLTLDEAVQLGIQNSKNLKIDAAKIEEATADLLEAKNRQLPDLKVSGSYMYLPIKPTVNIKLPGVSGAGGPEVHQVAYGSVNLSVPIYSGGRIKYGIQSAKYLVEASKLSTENDKIAIAYNVAQAYNNLFKANQSIKVLEENLTASQKRDETFLKLENNGVIARNDRLKANLQTSNIELQLLEAKNNYNIANINMDLLLGIPETTEIEVDQNYIDEGSDVKPVDFYVNEAKDNRKDLQALGKQREAAALGTKAAKAENLPSIAFTGGYVAADIPKFLTIYNAVNVGIGVSYNLSNIWKENSSYKQSQAREKQLSASNELLNDNIKLDVNREYQNTDYSKKRITVFEKSAEQANENYRITKNKYDNGLATMTELLDADAAQIAANVGVINAKADAALAYRKLLQTTGTLTIK